Proteins encoded within one genomic window of Pseudomonas cannabina:
- the tssA gene encoding type VI secretion system protein TssA translates to MDIPLLLAAVSANFPCGDDLEYDPDFLQLERDAQGRPERVMGDSIQPAEPPQWRAIEQSSVALLQRSKDLRITHFLLQSALALDGVAGLGNVLTLISELLKQYWADIYPQLDADDDNDPTVRINALSGLTCDTNIRLLRESVLIRSRAFGTVSLRAALSASGLQSFADETLTADTLSAALRDSDPEQLDATRSALSEARSAAEFIERFVSEQVGSAQGVDLSPLKQLLRQAMQILGEQSVASADSEPVDEAPESAAQAPASITPSASGDIATRDDVLRSLDRILSYYTRHEPSSPLPVLLNRAKNLVHADFEAIVRNLIPDGMSQFENLRGPEAD, encoded by the coding sequence GTGGATATACCGTTGCTGCTCGCTGCAGTTTCCGCCAACTTTCCTTGCGGCGATGATCTGGAATACGACCCGGATTTTCTGCAATTGGAGCGCGATGCCCAGGGCCGTCCTGAACGCGTCATGGGTGACTCGATACAACCTGCCGAGCCCCCCCAATGGCGCGCCATCGAGCAATCGAGCGTTGCGCTGCTGCAGCGCAGCAAAGACCTGCGCATCACCCATTTCCTTCTGCAAAGTGCCCTGGCGCTCGACGGCGTTGCCGGCCTGGGCAACGTGCTCACGCTCATCAGCGAGCTTCTCAAGCAATACTGGGCCGATATCTACCCGCAGCTTGATGCAGATGACGACAACGACCCCACCGTGCGCATTAATGCGCTGTCAGGTCTGACCTGCGACACCAATATCCGCCTGTTGCGCGAAAGCGTTCTGATTCGTTCCCGGGCTTTCGGCACTGTCAGCCTGCGCGCCGCGCTCAGTGCCAGCGGCCTGCAGAGCTTTGCCGATGAGACGCTGACCGCCGATACCTTGTCTGCCGCTCTGCGCGACAGTGATCCCGAGCAACTGGACGCCACCCGAAGCGCGCTGAGCGAAGCACGCTCGGCCGCCGAATTTATCGAGCGTTTCGTGTCCGAGCAGGTCGGTTCGGCACAGGGTGTCGACCTTTCCCCGCTGAAACAGCTGCTCAGGCAAGCCATGCAGATTCTGGGCGAACAGAGCGTCGCCAGTGCTGACAGCGAGCCTGTCGACGAAGCGCCAGAGTCTGCCGCGCAAGCGCCCGCCTCCATCACGCCAAGCGCGTCCGGCGACATTGCCACTCGCGACGATGTACTGCGCAGCCTTGATCGAATTCTGAGTTATTACACCCGCCACGAGCCTTCGAGCCCGCTGCCGGTGCTGTTGAACCGAGCAAAGAATCTGGTGCACGCCGATTTCGAAGCCATCGTGCGTAACCTGATTCCAGACGGTATGTCGCAGTTCGAAAACTTGCGCGGACCCGAGGCTGACTGA
- the tagH gene encoding type VI secretion system-associated FHA domain protein TagH, which yields MTLCLTITSYHKITPGQCPEKSMDNGVMAIGRGPENDWVLPDPERLVSQKHCVVQYKDGRYYLTDYSTNGVELINAGIRLRRGNSEPLQDGEIIRIGEYEIQARIDAGLNFADVMPASWIDSPNSFEALMGRQSGAAQTGAAPVGSAPATAHFQGGSAHDTFPDLFDFLAPSSIAPPTQPDHVPAEQHDFRAPVPSIPIPALKMPEPAPAVGLIPEDWDLLADTPAPTPIPTQPRPDTLPEPELTRPEAAPLTAPAPAAIPVAPAVASVAAPLPAEAASAHTPDLLQAFLRGAGLDQLRIDTAQAEAQMEAIGRSYRLMVEGLIDVLRARTSLKGEFRMQQTVIGPVENNPLKFAPNADEALLLLLRHGNQAFMAPEQAVTDSFDDLRAHQLAVMAGVQAAIKHLLKRFEPAELEARMSAPSGALSSLLGGSRQARYWQQFTELYSNISREAEDDFQELFGREFSRAYEEHSARLRRP from the coding sequence ATGACGCTGTGTCTGACGATCACCAGTTATCACAAGATAACCCCTGGCCAATGTCCTGAAAAATCAATGGACAATGGGGTGATGGCGATCGGTCGTGGTCCGGAGAATGACTGGGTGCTGCCTGATCCCGAGCGCCTGGTTTCCCAGAAGCATTGCGTCGTCCAGTACAAAGATGGCCGTTACTACCTCACCGACTACAGCACCAATGGTGTCGAGCTGATCAATGCCGGTATTCGTCTGCGGCGCGGCAACAGCGAACCGCTTCAGGATGGCGAAATCATCCGCATTGGTGAATATGAAATACAGGCACGCATCGACGCGGGTCTGAATTTTGCGGATGTCATGCCAGCGAGCTGGATCGACTCTCCTAACAGTTTCGAAGCGCTGATGGGGCGCCAGAGCGGTGCAGCGCAAACCGGTGCTGCGCCGGTAGGCAGCGCGCCGGCTACCGCTCATTTTCAGGGCGGATCAGCACACGATACCTTTCCTGATCTGTTCGACTTTCTGGCGCCGTCGAGCATCGCGCCGCCGACACAGCCTGATCATGTTCCTGCCGAGCAACATGACTTTCGAGCCCCGGTGCCCTCGATACCGATCCCCGCGCTGAAAATGCCTGAGCCCGCGCCCGCTGTCGGACTCATTCCCGAAGACTGGGACCTGTTAGCCGATACGCCCGCCCCGACACCGATACCGACACAACCGCGGCCCGATACTCTGCCTGAGCCTGAACTGACGAGGCCTGAAGCCGCGCCGCTCACGGCGCCCGCGCCCGCCGCCATCCCAGTCGCTCCAGCCGTAGCGTCAGTCGCTGCGCCGTTGCCAGCCGAAGCTGCCTCCGCTCATACGCCCGATCTGCTTCAAGCCTTTCTGCGCGGTGCAGGCCTTGATCAGCTACGTATCGACACTGCCCAGGCCGAGGCCCAGATGGAGGCGATAGGGCGCAGTTATCGGCTGATGGTTGAAGGGCTGATCGACGTATTGCGGGCGCGCACCAGCCTCAAGGGCGAGTTCCGCATGCAGCAGACCGTGATCGGCCCGGTGGAAAACAACCCGTTGAAATTCGCCCCGAATGCCGATGAGGCCCTGTTGCTGCTGCTGCGTCACGGCAATCAGGCGTTCATGGCTCCGGAGCAGGCGGTGACCGACAGTTTTGATGATTTACGCGCTCACCAGTTGGCTGTGATGGCCGGTGTGCAGGCAGCGATCAAACATCTGCTCAAACGCTTTGAACCTGCCGAGCTTGAGGCGCGCATGAGCGCACCGTCAGGTGCTTTATCGAGCCTGCTGGGCGGTTCCCGGCAAGCCCGTTACTGGCAGCAGTTCACCGAGCTCTACAGCAATATTTCGCGTGAAGCGGAAGACGATTTTCAGGAGCTTTTCGGGCGTGAGTTCAGCCGCGCCTATGAGGAGCACAGCGCCCGTTTGCGCCGCCCCTGA
- the tssJ gene encoding type VI secretion system lipoprotein TssJ, whose product MFRSVVSAALTVLLLGACAKDVQTPKDASVSSSEASVTLDFQAAAGLNPGATGQAAPVRVRLYELKNTASFLRADYFALAERARATLGPDLLDQDEVLVQPGAQQRVVRHLDPATRHIGLVVGYRAIDRAQWRAVIDVSPRQSSEHRISLDVQAVRTDVATPTRPAQ is encoded by the coding sequence ATGTTTCGCAGCGTTGTTTCGGCCGCTCTCACCGTATTGCTGCTGGGTGCCTGTGCCAAGGATGTGCAAACTCCGAAGGATGCGTCTGTATCCTCTTCGGAAGCTTCCGTCACGCTCGACTTTCAAGCTGCCGCAGGGCTCAACCCCGGCGCGACCGGTCAGGCTGCGCCCGTTCGGGTGCGCCTCTACGAATTGAAAAACACAGCGTCTTTCCTGCGTGCGGACTATTTCGCCCTGGCCGAGCGCGCGCGCGCCACGCTGGGCCCCGATCTGCTCGATCAGGATGAAGTGCTGGTCCAGCCCGGTGCGCAGCAACGTGTTGTTCGCCATCTTGATCCGGCGACCCGTCATATCGGCCTGGTGGTCGGCTATCGCGCAATAGATCGCGCGCAGTGGCGTGCCGTCATCGACGTCTCGCCGCGACAGTCCAGCGAACACCGCATCAGCCTCGATGTGCAGGCCGTACGCACTGACGTCGCCACCCCAACCCGCCCGGCTCAATAG
- the tssK gene encoding type VI secretion system baseplate subunit TssK: MSWNNRVVWSEGMFIGTQHFQQHDRYLENLIDARNRPLSVGAWGFSELLIDQGLLAQGKLAIISARGLLPDGTPFSIPQDDLAPSPLSIDDNLRDGVVYLALPLKRAGARDTVDEGEALGGARYLSQVREVRDDNAPFENRAPVAVGSRALRLLTAEDGLGDYAAIGVVRIKEKRADRALVLDDSYIPPVLDVTASRPLSAFRSELHGLLRQRGEALAGRVVASGAGGASEIADFMLLQLVNRAEPLINHLSQLSPVHPERFYSVLVALAGEFATFSSSSRRPEDLPRYQHDDLTLSFTPVMHALREALSMLIDSKATPIPIVEKAYGVHVAMLADKTLIDTASFILVVRADIPSETLRGRFSQQSKIGSVEHIRDLVNLQLPGIGLLPLPVAPRQIPYHAGSTYYELDRGSEHWKQLMHSGGFAFHVAGEFPGLNLAFWAIRG, translated from the coding sequence ATGTCCTGGAACAATCGAGTGGTCTGGTCGGAAGGCATGTTCATCGGAACTCAGCACTTTCAGCAGCATGACCGATACCTGGAAAACCTGATCGATGCCCGCAATCGGCCACTGTCGGTAGGCGCGTGGGGGTTTTCCGAGCTGTTGATCGATCAGGGTCTGTTGGCCCAGGGCAAGCTGGCAATCATTTCGGCCCGGGGTTTGCTGCCCGACGGCACGCCTTTCAGCATTCCGCAGGATGATCTGGCGCCCAGCCCGTTGAGCATCGATGACAACCTGCGTGACGGCGTGGTGTACCTGGCCTTGCCGCTCAAGCGCGCCGGTGCACGCGATACCGTGGACGAAGGCGAAGCGTTGGGCGGCGCGCGTTACCTCAGCCAAGTGCGCGAGGTGCGTGATGACAACGCTCCGTTCGAAAACCGCGCGCCAGTGGCCGTCGGCTCCAGAGCCCTGCGCCTGCTGACGGCTGAGGACGGCTTGGGCGATTACGCTGCCATTGGCGTGGTGCGTATCAAGGAAAAGCGCGCCGACCGCGCGCTGGTGCTGGATGACAGCTACATCCCGCCGGTGCTCGACGTTACTGCAAGCCGGCCGCTGTCGGCGTTTCGCAGCGAGCTGCATGGCCTGTTGCGCCAACGTGGCGAAGCGCTGGCCGGGCGGGTTGTGGCGTCTGGCGCGGGCGGCGCTTCGGAAATCGCTGATTTCATGTTGCTGCAACTAGTCAATCGCGCCGAGCCGCTGATCAACCACCTGAGTCAGTTGAGCCCTGTGCACCCCGAGCGTTTCTACAGCGTACTGGTCGCGCTGGCCGGGGAGTTTGCGACCTTCTCGTCGAGCAGCCGTCGCCCTGAGGATTTACCGCGTTATCAGCATGACGATCTGACATTGAGTTTTACGCCGGTCATGCACGCGCTGCGCGAGGCGCTGTCGATGCTGATCGACAGCAAGGCCACGCCTATTCCAATCGTTGAAAAAGCCTACGGCGTGCATGTCGCGATGCTGGCAGACAAGACCCTGATCGACACCGCAAGCTTCATCCTTGTGGTGCGTGCTGATATTCCGAGCGAAACCCTGCGCGGGCGTTTCAGTCAGCAGAGCAAAATCGGCTCGGTGGAGCACATCCGTGATCTGGTCAACCTGCAATTGCCCGGCATTGGCCTGTTGCCACTTCCCGTGGCGCCGCGACAGATTCCGTACCACGCGGGCTCGACTTACTACGAGCTGGACCGTGGCAGCGAGCACTGGAAACAGCTGATGCACTCCGGTGGCTTTGCCTTTCATGTCGCGGGTGAATTCCCGGGGCTGAACCTGGCCTTCTGGGCCATTCGAGGATAA
- a CDS encoding DotU family type VI secretion system protein: MHSNDDGSSPPASDRTQFMPRPGGRSGSSGAPEPAPPLNVPAAPLATGQAQGLNPLESAAGPLLALLARLRSTIAHPAPASLRAQLLAWLRQFEERAEAAGVARNDVLLGRYVLCTALDEAVMSTPWGSTSEWGKQSLLITVHNEAWGGEKVFQLLDHCLQSPRERLYLLELLYLCMCLGFEGRYRVMNNGRSELEALRERTSAAIRSARGEHERELSPHWRGLTLARDRLTQFMPPWVGVAIGLALLLLLLLVLRLKLASDAEPVFKNIHALGEIPVQSIDRPVAQPKLIERPRLAGFLADDIKAGKVAVEDAVDRSVVTIRGDELFASGSATIVDDFQPLMLRIADAIRKVKGDVRITGHSDNRPIATLRFPSNWALSQARAEQVLQILAAKTGQPQRFTAEGRSDTEPLGSNATAEGRAKNRRVEITVLAEGVE, translated from the coding sequence ATGCATTCCAACGACGACGGTTCATCCCCGCCCGCCAGCGACCGCACCCAGTTCATGCCGCGTCCGGGCGGTCGCAGCGGGTCCAGTGGCGCTCCGGAGCCCGCTCCGCCGCTCAATGTGCCAGCGGCGCCGCTGGCAACCGGTCAGGCGCAGGGGCTCAATCCGCTGGAAAGTGCCGCAGGTCCGCTGCTGGCCTTGCTGGCCCGTCTGCGCAGCACCATCGCCCACCCGGCACCGGCCAGCCTGCGGGCGCAATTGCTGGCCTGGCTGCGCCAGTTCGAGGAGCGCGCCGAAGCGGCCGGGGTCGCTCGCAACGATGTGCTGCTGGGGCGCTACGTACTTTGCACCGCGCTTGATGAAGCGGTCATGAGTACACCGTGGGGCAGCACCAGCGAATGGGGCAAACAAAGCCTGCTGATCACGGTGCACAATGAAGCCTGGGGAGGTGAAAAGGTTTTCCAGTTGCTCGACCACTGCCTGCAAAGCCCGCGCGAGCGGTTGTACCTGCTGGAGCTTTTGTACCTGTGCATGTGCCTGGGCTTCGAGGGCCGCTATCGGGTGATGAACAACGGTCGCAGCGAACTTGAAGCCCTTCGCGAGCGGACCAGTGCAGCGATCCGCAGCGCCCGCGGCGAGCATGAGCGTGAGCTCTCGCCACACTGGCGCGGCCTGACCCTCGCCCGTGATCGCTTGACCCAGTTCATGCCGCCGTGGGTCGGTGTCGCCATCGGGCTGGCGCTGTTGCTGCTGTTGCTGTTGGTGCTGAGACTGAAACTGGCGTCTGACGCCGAGCCGGTATTCAAGAATATTCATGCACTGGGCGAGATTCCGGTGCAGTCCATCGACCGTCCCGTGGCGCAGCCGAAACTGATCGAACGCCCGCGTCTTGCAGGCTTTCTGGCCGACGACATCAAGGCCGGCAAGGTGGCGGTTGAAGACGCCGTGGATCGCTCGGTGGTGACTATTCGCGGTGACGAGCTTTTTGCGTCGGGCAGCGCCACCATCGTGGACGACTTCCAGCCACTGATGCTGCGCATTGCCGATGCCATCCGCAAGGTCAAGGGTGACGTGCGTATCACCGGGCACAGCGACAACCGTCCCATCGCGACCCTGCGCTTTCCGTCCAACTGGGCGCTGTCGCAGGCGCGTGCCGAGCAAGTGTTGCAAATCCTCGCCGCCAAGACTGGCCAGCCGCAGCGTTTCACCGCTGAAGGGCGCAGCGATACCGAGCCGCTGGGTTCCAACGCGACCGCTGAAGGCCGAGCGAAGAATCGCCGGGTTGAAATCACTGTATTGGCGGAGGGGGTCGAGTGA
- the tssM gene encoding type VI secretion system membrane subunit TssM yields MKVFFGFVIRWLVPLLGLIALSLIIWFVGPLLDILVPEGRRWALITLLFAIWIGYRVFRIIQARRQAAAVMHSLAAETAPDPASVATAEELATLRQRMDEALTLLKKARLGGDQRRNLYELPWYVIIGPPGSGKTTALVNSGLHFPLAAQLGAGAVRGVGGTRNCDWWFTDQAVLLDTAGRYTTQDSHAQVDKAAWLGFLDLLKTQRARRPIDGAFIAISLSDLLLGSDTERADHAAAIRLRIQELHTRLGVRFPIYLMLTKLDLVPGFMEFFDALSKEERAQVWGMTFALDDGKSAEGPLQDFQKEFSALEQRLNERLVERLQQERDPARRDLIYGFPQQFAALRQTLQGFLDGVFKPNAFEERALLRGVYFTSGTQEGSPIDRLIGSMAQSMNLDRQHLARQTGTGRSYFIERLFTAVAFAEQGLMGVDPKVERRRKWIARAVLAATVAVVLLVGALWLISYNANQRYIAQVDQKVAPLGQTVQNLSPAQRDVLAVLPLLNAVRHLASEPPDWAQGLGLYQGDMLEAESSSVYRKLLIAVFAPRLVTRLEEQLHNGGSSDFLYEGLKAYLMLADTEHYDPDFIKAWIALDWDSSLPRDLPPEQRLALGEHLQALFERHPPKARLDQRLIDDLRRQLQQLPVAQRVYDRVKRQKLPDGVPDFRLSEAGGRDAALVFSRKSGKPLTEPLSGLFTAKGYREGFLLSSLNQASTLAEEQWVLGRDQAEQLDVASLAAEVRRLYFQDYVRQWDALLADIDFVPITSVAQAADVLRVISGPASPLKKLLSAVARETDLQEEEKLLAAQGKKVDGNVDQLKQRLGSLLGQQQAAASTAPVAVEDPVSAHFADLKGLVSKGEGEPAAIDALLSDMNALYVQVSAMVGASGDALLGEAKNQATAAAARVSLTAERQPPLVQGLVKSVVSSTTNTMMGGVRNQLNAAWVSEVVNVYRQSLSGRYPMSPGSTRDATLDDFGQFFGVGGVMDSYFRKYLQPYVDTSASTWRWQPGAAQKLGINAGVLQTFQRASAIREAFFRSGGTQPTVRFELKPIAMDASITQFLLDLDGQQISYDHGPSRPVAMQWPNPGSIGVVRLSISPPSASGRSGVTLDGPWAWFRLLEQSDLTAGNAPDRFNLRLRVDGASISYELRANSAFNPFKSRVLSGFSLPERL; encoded by the coding sequence GTGAAGGTTTTTTTCGGTTTTGTCATTCGCTGGCTCGTCCCGCTGCTGGGCTTGATCGCGCTCAGCCTGATCATCTGGTTTGTTGGTCCGCTGCTGGACATCCTGGTCCCGGAAGGTCGCCGCTGGGCGTTGATCACTCTATTGTTCGCGATCTGGATCGGTTACCGGGTGTTTCGCATCATTCAGGCCCGTCGCCAGGCGGCAGCCGTCATGCATAGCCTGGCCGCCGAGACCGCGCCGGACCCTGCCAGCGTCGCCACCGCCGAGGAACTGGCGACCTTGCGGCAGCGTATGGACGAAGCGCTTACCCTGCTGAAAAAGGCCCGTCTGGGCGGTGATCAGCGGCGTAATCTTTATGAGCTGCCGTGGTACGTGATCATCGGCCCGCCCGGTTCGGGCAAGACCACCGCGCTGGTCAACTCGGGTCTGCATTTTCCACTCGCAGCCCAGCTTGGCGCGGGTGCCGTTCGTGGCGTGGGGGGAACACGCAACTGCGACTGGTGGTTCACCGATCAGGCGGTGCTGCTCGACACCGCAGGTCGCTACACCACTCAGGACAGCCACGCGCAAGTCGACAAGGCCGCATGGCTGGGCTTTCTCGATCTGCTCAAGACCCAGCGTGCGCGTCGGCCCATCGACGGCGCGTTCATTGCCATCAGCCTTTCCGATCTGTTGCTTGGCAGCGATACCGAGCGAGCTGATCATGCCGCCGCGATTCGCCTGCGTATTCAGGAACTGCACACTCGACTGGGCGTGCGTTTCCCGATCTATCTGATGCTGACCAAGCTCGATCTGGTGCCGGGCTTCATGGAGTTCTTCGATGCGCTGAGCAAGGAAGAGCGCGCTCAAGTCTGGGGCATGACGTTTGCGCTGGACGACGGCAAGAGTGCCGAAGGGCCGCTGCAGGACTTCCAGAAAGAGTTTTCGGCGCTGGAGCAGCGTCTCAATGAACGGCTGGTGGAGCGCTTGCAGCAAGAGCGTGACCCGGCGCGGCGCGACCTGATTTATGGCTTCCCGCAGCAGTTCGCTGCGCTCAGGCAAACGCTGCAAGGCTTTCTCGACGGCGTCTTCAAGCCCAATGCGTTCGAGGAGCGCGCGCTACTGCGTGGCGTGTATTTTACCAGCGGCACGCAGGAAGGCAGCCCGATCGATCGTCTGATCGGCAGCATGGCCCAGAGCATGAACCTGGATCGACAGCACCTGGCGCGGCAAACCGGTACCGGACGCAGTTATTTCATTGAGCGATTGTTCACCGCCGTGGCGTTTGCCGAACAGGGGTTGATGGGGGTCGACCCCAAAGTGGAGCGCCGCCGCAAGTGGATCGCCCGCGCTGTGCTGGCTGCAACGGTTGCGGTGGTATTGCTGGTCGGCGCACTGTGGCTGATCAGTTACAACGCCAACCAGCGCTACATCGCGCAGGTCGATCAGAAAGTCGCGCCACTTGGCCAGACCGTCCAGAACCTCAGCCCCGCTCAGCGTGATGTATTGGCGGTACTGCCGCTGCTCAACGCGGTCCGCCATCTGGCCAGTGAACCGCCGGACTGGGCGCAAGGTTTGGGCCTGTATCAGGGCGACATGCTCGAGGCCGAGTCGTCCAGCGTCTACCGCAAGCTGCTGATCGCCGTGTTCGCGCCGCGCCTGGTGACACGGCTGGAAGAGCAATTGCACAACGGGGGTTCTTCGGACTTTCTGTACGAGGGCCTGAAGGCTTATCTGATGCTTGCCGACACGGAGCATTACGACCCGGATTTCATCAAAGCCTGGATTGCTCTGGACTGGGACAGCAGCCTGCCCCGCGATCTGCCGCCGGAACAGCGGCTGGCACTGGGCGAGCACTTGCAGGCGCTGTTCGAGCGGCACCCGCCCAAAGCCCGTCTGGATCAGCGCCTGATCGATGACCTGCGCCGCCAATTGCAGCAATTGCCGGTGGCGCAGCGCGTCTATGACCGGGTCAAACGGCAGAAACTGCCTGACGGCGTGCCGGATTTTCGCTTAAGCGAAGCCGGTGGCCGTGACGCGGCACTGGTGTTCAGTCGCAAGAGTGGCAAGCCTCTGACTGAGCCGCTCAGTGGCCTGTTCACCGCCAAGGGTTATCGCGAGGGCTTTCTGCTGAGCAGCCTCAACCAGGCTTCAACGCTGGCAGAAGAACAGTGGGTACTGGGCCGTGATCAGGCTGAACAACTGGATGTGGCCAGCCTGGCTGCCGAAGTGCGTCGCTTGTACTTCCAGGATTACGTGCGCCAGTGGGATGCGTTACTGGCGGACATCGACTTTGTGCCGATTACCAGCGTGGCGCAGGCTGCCGATGTGCTGCGGGTTATCTCGGGGCCGGCTTCGCCCTTGAAAAAACTGCTGTCGGCAGTGGCCAGAGAAACCGACTTGCAGGAAGAGGAGAAACTCCTCGCGGCACAAGGCAAGAAGGTCGATGGCAACGTTGACCAGCTCAAGCAGCGCCTCGGTTCGTTGTTGGGCCAGCAGCAGGCGGCCGCCAGTACTGCGCCGGTGGCAGTGGAGGACCCGGTGAGCGCGCATTTTGCCGATCTCAAGGGTCTGGTCAGTAAAGGCGAAGGTGAGCCTGCGGCAATCGATGCGTTGCTTTCCGACATGAACGCGCTTTATGTGCAGGTCAGCGCTATGGTCGGGGCCAGTGGCGATGCGTTGCTCGGTGAGGCGAAAAATCAGGCCACCGCCGCTGCCGCACGGGTCAGCCTCACCGCGGAGCGTCAGCCGCCTCTGGTGCAGGGGCTGGTCAAATCGGTTGTCAGCTCCACGACCAACACGATGATGGGCGGGGTGCGCAATCAGCTCAATGCTGCCTGGGTCAGCGAGGTGGTGAACGTCTATCGCCAGTCACTCAGCGGCCGCTATCCGATGTCCCCCGGCAGCACGCGTGACGCGACGCTGGACGATTTCGGTCAGTTCTTCGGTGTCGGTGGCGTGATGGACAGCTATTTCCGCAAATACCTGCAGCCTTATGTCGACACATCTGCCAGCACCTGGCGCTGGCAGCCCGGTGCTGCGCAAAAGCTGGGGATCAATGCGGGCGTGCTGCAAACATTCCAGCGTGCAAGTGCGATTCGCGAGGCGTTCTTTCGCTCCGGAGGCACTCAGCCGACGGTTCGTTTCGAGCTGAAACCGATCGCCATGGACGCCTCCATCACCCAGTTTCTGCTGGATCTGGATGGTCAGCAGATCAGTTATGACCACGGCCCCAGCCGTCCGGTCGCCATGCAGTGGCCGAATCCGGGCAGTATCGGCGTCGTGCGGCTGTCGATTTCGCCACCGTCTGCCAGTGGCCGTTCAGGTGTAACGCTCGATGGGCCCTGGGCCTGGTTTCGCCTGCTGGAACAGTCAGACCTGACGGCAGGCAATGCGCCAGATCGTTTCAATCTGCGACTGCGCGTTGACGGCGCCAGTATCTCTTACGAACTTCGCGCCAACAGCGCATTCAACCCGTTCAAAAGTCGCGTGTTGAGCGGCTTCAGTCTGCCGGAGCGGTTATGA
- the tagF gene encoding type VI secretion system-associated protein TagF, translating into MTAVGFYGKLASRGDFVSRDLPQSFIQPWDAWLAAGLLASQKQLGGAWLDAYLISPLWRFVLASGVCGPQAVTGVLMPSIDRVGRYFPMTVAVPIEAGQAPGSLLSGADGWFEQAEELLLATLEPQATFESFEAGLQALGAPLLAQRQPVHAFAGLQRFSAVTPQERSTALVERACEGASVWWGNGSQSIAPGMLRCEGLPAAADFGSFLLGKGAEV; encoded by the coding sequence ATGACAGCGGTGGGCTTCTACGGAAAACTGGCCAGCCGTGGCGATTTCGTCAGCCGCGATTTGCCGCAGAGCTTTATTCAGCCGTGGGATGCCTGGCTGGCGGCCGGCTTGCTCGCGAGCCAGAAACAGCTCGGCGGTGCCTGGCTCGATGCCTACCTGATCAGCCCGCTGTGGCGGTTCGTGCTGGCCTCGGGCGTATGTGGCCCACAGGCGGTCACCGGCGTATTGATGCCGAGCATTGATCGGGTCGGTCGCTACTTTCCGATGACAGTCGCGGTGCCCATCGAAGCCGGACAGGCACCGGGTTCACTGCTCAGTGGCGCGGATGGCTGGTTCGAGCAAGCGGAAGAGCTGCTGCTGGCGACGCTTGAACCGCAGGCGACGTTCGAGTCGTTCGAAGCCGGGCTGCAGGCGCTGGGCGCGCCGCTACTGGCGCAACGTCAGCCGGTGCACGCTTTTGCCGGGCTGCAACGCTTTTCTGCCGTTACACCTCAGGAGCGGAGTACCGCGCTGGTCGAGCGCGCCTGCGAAGGTGCCAGCGTCTGGTGGGGCAACGGGTCGCAAAGCATTGCACCGGGCATGCTGCGTTGTGAAGGGCTACCGGCTGCGGCGGATTTCGGCAGTTTCCTGTTGGGCAAGGGGGCGGAGGTCTAG
- a CDS encoding PP2C family protein-serine/threonine phosphatase translates to MSAPSSMTYTSASYSHVGMVRQINEDAFLERSADGLWVVADGMGGHAAGDYVSSLIVDTLRNSPSASALDACAELLRERLDEVNAAVRKETHQRNVSMMGSTVVLLAVRGNQGICLWAGDSRLYRLRDGELQGISRDHSYVQDLMDSGLLNEAQARVHPRSNIVTRAIGVQDRLELSQAQLQILPGDTYLLCSDGLNKTAEDHEIRDVLSHKDPYEIVRSLVHLGLTRGAPDNITAIVVKAG, encoded by the coding sequence ATGAGCGCACCCTCAAGCATGACTTACACGTCGGCCAGCTACAGCCATGTCGGTATGGTCCGTCAGATCAACGAAGACGCCTTTCTGGAGAGGTCCGCCGACGGCTTGTGGGTCGTGGCGGATGGCATGGGCGGGCACGCGGCGGGCGACTACGTGAGCAGCCTGATCGTCGATACCCTGCGCAATTCGCCTTCTGCCTCCGCGCTGGATGCCTGCGCCGAGTTGTTGCGCGAACGCCTGGATGAAGTGAACGCGGCAGTGCGCAAGGAAACCCATCAACGCAATGTGAGCATGATGGGCAGCACGGTGGTATTGCTGGCGGTGCGTGGAAATCAGGGCATTTGCCTGTGGGCCGGTGACAGCCGCCTGTATCGCCTGCGCGACGGCGAGCTGCAAGGTATTTCACGCGATCACAGCTATGTGCAGGACTTGATGGACAGCGGCTTGCTCAACGAAGCGCAAGCGCGAGTGCATCCGCGCTCTAACATCGTCACCCGGGCAATCGGGGTTCAGGACCGGCTCGAACTGTCGCAGGCGCAACTCCAGATCCTGCCCGGCGACACCTACCTGCTGTGCAGCGACGGTTTGAACAAGACCGCCGAAGACCATGAGATTCGTGACGTACTGAGTCACAAGGACCCGTACGAAATCGTACGCAGCTTGGTGCACCTCGGGCTGACACGGGGCGCACCCGACAACATTACTGCCATCGTCGTCAAAGCCGGTTGA